Proteins encoded in a region of the Aerosakkonema funiforme FACHB-1375 genome:
- a CDS encoding alpha/beta fold hydrolase, with product MQTVDLEKLPTQFYNWKNYRCAYEVYNQNNNDSISLLLIHPIGVGLSGNFWQRFCRQWYAAGHRNPIYNPDLLGCGESDMPRVAYHPIDWAKQLQYFLHNVVKKPVILVVQGALFPVAVELVQLEKKSNLIRGAIFSGPPAWRLISNNTPDWKHKVNWNIFDSPVGRGFFEYARSRKFIRNFSIRQLFAEVEKVDDEWLDMLTNSAKDAASRHAVFAFLAGFWRQDYKDAIAQISQPTLVVMGEEASSISKEGKKETPDERLADYLACLPKGRGLKMRGRNVLPYEETTEFVNAIAPFIREIA from the coding sequence ATGCAAACCGTTGATTTGGAAAAATTACCAACCCAGTTTTACAATTGGAAGAATTATCGCTGCGCTTACGAAGTTTATAACCAAAATAATAACGATAGCATTTCTCTGCTGTTGATTCATCCGATCGGCGTTGGTTTATCCGGCAATTTTTGGCAAAGATTCTGTCGCCAATGGTACGCCGCCGGACATCGCAACCCTATCTACAATCCCGATTTATTGGGATGCGGTGAAAGCGATATGCCGCGAGTAGCTTATCATCCGATCGATTGGGCAAAACAGTTGCAATACTTTTTGCATAATGTAGTAAAAAAACCAGTAATTTTAGTCGTGCAAGGTGCGTTATTTCCAGTGGCAGTTGAATTAGTGCAATTGGAAAAAAAATCTAATTTAATTCGGGGAGCGATCTTCTCTGGGCCACCTGCTTGGCGATTGATTAGTAATAACACTCCAGATTGGAAACATAAAGTAAATTGGAATATCTTTGATTCTCCCGTAGGGAGAGGATTTTTTGAATATGCCAGAAGCCGCAAGTTTATCCGTAATTTCTCCATTCGGCAACTTTTTGCTGAAGTTGAAAAAGTCGATGACGAATGGTTAGATATGTTGACAAATAGCGCGAAAGATGCGGCGAGTCGCCATGCCGTGTTTGCGTTTTTGGCTGGTTTTTGGAGACAAGATTATAAGGATGCGATCGCGCAAATTTCCCAACCAACTTTAGTAGTGATGGGAGAAGAGGCATCGAGTATTAGCAAAGAAGGAAAAAAAGAAACTCCAGACGAACGTTTGGCTGATTACTTGGCGTGTTTGCCAAAAGGTCGGGGGCTAAAGATGAGAGGGAGAAATGTTTTACCTTACGAAGAAACGACGGAATTTGTGAATGCGATCGCGCCATTTATACGTGAGATTGCTTGA
- a CDS encoding Uma2 family endonuclease has translation MMTTLQTKLATDTWVVATWDEFIQISEDPAYQKAKCYYHNGQMRIETAPISPDRASNHALILFAIILCCTIKGIPANGLVRCSYRKPGVREAQPDISYYIGERSQLAPTGSAVVNLDNVSPPDLAIEIADTSLADDLGSKRLLYEELEVAEYWVADVQNAQIIAFAIIANNGSRRITQSEILPGLPISLLEEALRRSRNDNLSQVGTWLLAQFQQL, from the coding sequence ATGATGACTACATTACAAACTAAATTAGCTACTGACACCTGGGTAGTAGCGACTTGGGATGAATTCATCCAAATAAGTGAAGACCCCGCTTATCAAAAAGCCAAGTGCTACTACCACAACGGACAAATGAGGATTGAAACAGCGCCAATTTCTCCAGATCGCGCCAGTAATCACGCACTTATTTTATTTGCTATTATTCTTTGCTGCACTATCAAAGGAATTCCTGCGAACGGACTGGTTAGATGTAGCTATCGAAAACCTGGTGTTAGAGAAGCACAACCAGATATATCTTATTATATTGGAGAGCGATCGCAATTAGCACCGACAGGAAGCGCAGTAGTAAATCTCGATAACGTTTCACCACCAGATTTAGCGATTGAAATTGCCGATACAAGTTTAGCTGACGATCTAGGCTCAAAACGATTACTTTACGAAGAGTTAGAAGTTGCTGAATATTGGGTAGCAGACGTACAAAACGCTCAAATTATTGCTTTTGCGATAATCGCTAACAATGGCAGTAGGCGCATTACTCAATCTGAAATTTTACCGGGATTGCCAATTTCTTTATTAGAGGAAGCTTTACGGCGCAGTCGCAATGATAATCTATCGCAAGTAGGTACTTGGTTGTTAGCGCAATTTCAGCAATTATAA
- a CDS encoding TCR/Tet family MFS transporter, which produces MKLQRPPGLIFVLITLFIDVMGVGLSAPILPKLIAQFIGDVSTASYYYGAVTTTYALMLFIFSPIQGALSDRFGRKPVLLFSLLGTGLTYIGLTFAPSLPWIFTAQILNGLTGGSVAVVFAYIADVSTPEERPKNFGLVGAFLALGWVVGPALGGLLGAWGLRFPFAVAAIITFLNLLYGIIVVSESHAPEHRRPFSWTRANPIGSLWLLRKNAIVFGLAAAMLFTDVGLQCFVSTWVLFTTYKFQWETLQAGLSLTLLGIMTAIVQGGLIRPLISRFGSRRIIIIGLTFSIIGYLLYASANAGWMLYWIIVLNGFDFTVKPTAQGLISAQVSSQEQGALQGALASLTALATIIGPLLATNLFGYFTSSRALIRLPEIPFFLGAFLFAVALSLAIATFSKGKSQNLQTP; this is translated from the coding sequence ATGAAATTGCAGCGCCCGCCCGGTCTTATTTTTGTTTTAATCACCTTGTTTATAGATGTAATGGGAGTCGGTCTTAGCGCTCCCATTCTTCCCAAACTGATCGCTCAGTTTATCGGTGATGTTTCCACTGCCTCCTATTATTATGGAGCCGTTACGACTACCTACGCCTTGATGTTATTTATCTTCTCACCTATTCAGGGCGCTTTATCCGATCGCTTCGGTCGCAAACCAGTACTGCTATTTTCCCTCTTGGGAACGGGATTAACCTATATCGGCTTGACATTTGCTCCCAGTTTACCGTGGATATTCACGGCGCAAATTCTCAACGGTCTTACTGGTGGTAGCGTTGCTGTTGTGTTTGCCTACATTGCCGATGTCAGCACTCCCGAAGAACGACCGAAAAACTTCGGTTTAGTAGGAGCTTTCCTGGCTTTAGGATGGGTGGTTGGGCCTGCTTTAGGCGGCTTGTTGGGCGCTTGGGGATTGCGTTTTCCTTTCGCAGTTGCAGCTATTATCACATTTTTGAATCTGCTGTACGGAATTATAGTTGTATCCGAATCTCACGCACCAGAACACCGCCGTCCGTTTTCTTGGACTCGCGCTAACCCAATTGGCTCTCTGTGGTTGTTGCGAAAAAATGCGATCGTCTTTGGTTTAGCAGCAGCGATGTTGTTTACCGATGTCGGTTTGCAATGTTTTGTCAGCACCTGGGTGTTATTTACTACCTACAAGTTTCAATGGGAAACCTTGCAAGCTGGACTGTCGTTGACATTATTAGGAATAATGACGGCAATTGTCCAAGGAGGTTTGATCCGACCGCTGATTTCTCGCTTCGGTTCTAGACGGATAATTATCATCGGACTGACTTTCAGCATTATTGGTTATCTCCTCTATGCTTCTGCCAATGCGGGATGGATGTTATATTGGATTATTGTACTGAATGGTTTTGATTTTACTGTTAAACCCACAGCTCAGGGATTGATTTCTGCACAAGTAAGTTCGCAAGAACAAGGCGCACTTCAAGGTGCTTTGGCTTCTCTGACAGCTTTAGCAACTATTATCGGCCCATTGTTAGCTACTAACTTGTTCGGTTATTTTACGTCCTCACGCGCCCTGATTCGTTTACCGGAAATACCATTTTTCTTGGGTGCGTTTCTGTTTGCTGTAGCATTGTCGCTAGCGATCGCTACTTTTTCTAAGGGAAAATCTCAAAATCTTCAAACTCCATAA
- a CDS encoding glutathione S-transferase family protein codes for MSRVLYYAQRSPYARKVRILLAEKNLPCELKATDIVNKSPEFIQISPIGKVPVLVDEDGTTLWDSTLIVEYLDETYPEVSFYPSDRKQRLECRKWEDLGDTLADNAVALWYQKLKGENADPKDREKYQSAIDRLLPPLDEKLTTSTYLLGKTWTAADVAALCALGYYTLRFGEDWQHQYLRLGQWFKKLHDRESVKSTVPVG; via the coding sequence ATGAGCAGAGTTTTGTACTACGCACAGCGATCGCCCTACGCCAGAAAAGTGCGGATCTTGCTAGCAGAGAAGAATTTGCCTTGCGAACTGAAAGCTACCGATATTGTGAATAAATCGCCGGAATTCATCCAAATTTCTCCCATTGGCAAGGTGCCGGTGTTGGTAGATGAAGATGGCACGACGCTGTGGGATTCTACTTTGATTGTCGAATATTTGGATGAAACTTACCCGGAGGTGAGTTTTTATCCAAGCGATCGCAAACAGCGCCTGGAGTGTCGCAAATGGGAAGATTTAGGAGATACTTTAGCAGATAATGCTGTCGCTTTGTGGTATCAAAAGCTGAAAGGCGAGAATGCAGATCCCAAAGATCGAGAGAAATATCAAAGTGCGATCGATCGTCTTTTACCACCTTTGGATGAAAAACTAACCACATCTACTTACTTATTAGGTAAAACTTGGACAGCGGCAGATGTAGCGGCATTATGTGCGCTGGGTTATTACACTCTCCGCTTCGGTGAAGATTGGCAACACCAATATCTGAGATTGGGACAGTGGTTTAAGAAATTGCACGATCGCGAGTCAGTCAAATCGACTGTTCCTGTGGGGTAA
- a CDS encoding iron uptake porin produces the protein MKKFFRNTLPISLLTLVNTSLIASITRAEPTQVRTPRNNAMNQVTNVSQLEDVSPGDWAFEAVRNLVERYGCIEGYPDRTFRGNRALTRYEFAAGLNSCLQQIEQLIARSGANVTREDLETLQRLTQEFKAELATLRGRVDALENRITSLEANQFSTTTKLSVETVIVATQVFGEENAATGEDIEDEATLGYRVRQSFLTSFNGRDRLRLRLQMGNTFDARGGSNITNLNTFGSNTGNDVRLNKAEYRFPIGDSTMVWIAAHNMNLDDVADPLAPFTTSATTGANSGFGAYAPIYYTSYGAGVGVSHDFSKKFNLSGYYSAGNAGNPSHGSGFFDGQFVAGTQLTYRPSANAGIGLVYTRSYFPGKDTGFVSGSVGSALADNPFQGNATSTDNFAIVGNWRIAPAFSIEGWAMYTRANAEGGSRDGDTADIRNWKLSFAFPDLFKKGNLGVLTVGNPPQAYRVEGGPEDEETAWFVEAFYSYRVNDYMSITPGFFVITNPENNRDPLWVGVLRAGFDF, from the coding sequence GTGAAGAAATTTTTTAGAAATACTCTACCAATTAGCCTGCTGACGCTAGTCAACACATCACTCATTGCCAGCATCACCCGTGCAGAACCGACACAAGTCAGAACTCCACGAAACAATGCCATGAATCAAGTCACCAACGTTTCTCAATTGGAGGACGTTTCTCCCGGAGACTGGGCTTTTGAGGCAGTGCGAAATTTAGTAGAACGTTACGGCTGTATCGAAGGTTATCCCGACCGCACCTTCCGGGGAAACCGCGCCTTAACTCGCTACGAATTTGCCGCAGGTTTGAACTCCTGTTTGCAGCAGATAGAACAGCTGATTGCCCGTAGCGGTGCCAATGTTACTCGTGAAGACTTGGAAACTCTGCAACGTTTGACCCAGGAATTTAAAGCCGAACTTGCCACCTTGAGAGGTCGAGTAGATGCTTTGGAAAATCGGATAACTTCCTTGGAAGCAAACCAGTTTTCTACCACAACTAAACTCAGCGTCGAAACAGTTATTGTTGCGACTCAAGTTTTTGGCGAAGAAAATGCAGCGACAGGCGAAGATATTGAAGACGAAGCCACCCTTGGCTACCGTGTACGCCAGAGTTTTCTAACCAGTTTCAACGGCAGAGACCGATTGCGACTTCGCCTCCAAATGGGTAATACTTTTGATGCTCGCGGTGGCAGCAACATAACTAATTTAAACACTTTCGGAAGCAATACAGGCAACGATGTGCGGCTCAACAAAGCTGAATATCGCTTCCCGATCGGGGATAGCACGATGGTTTGGATTGCCGCACATAACATGAACTTGGATGATGTTGCCGATCCGTTGGCTCCTTTTACCACTAGCGCTACTACTGGCGCAAATTCCGGCTTTGGAGCTTATGCTCCCATTTACTATACCAGCTACGGTGCTGGCGTCGGTGTTTCCCACGATTTCAGCAAAAAATTTAACTTGTCTGGCTATTATTCTGCCGGTAACGCTGGCAATCCCAGTCACGGTTCCGGTTTCTTCGACGGACAATTTGTAGCGGGAACCCAATTAACTTACAGACCCAGCGCTAATGCAGGCATTGGTTTAGTCTACACCCGCAGCTACTTTCCCGGAAAAGATACTGGCTTTGTTTCCGGTAGCGTCGGTAGCGCTTTAGCCGATAATCCGTTTCAAGGAAATGCAACATCAACTGATAACTTTGCAATTGTAGGGAATTGGCGGATTGCGCCTGCATTTAGCATAGAAGGTTGGGCTATGTACACCAGAGCTAATGCAGAAGGTGGAAGTCGCGATGGCGATACAGCCGATATCCGCAACTGGAAACTCAGCTTTGCTTTCCCAGATTTATTCAAAAAAGGTAACCTGGGAGTCCTGACTGTAGGGAATCCCCCGCAAGCCTACCGCGTGGAAGGTGGGCCGGAGGATGAAGAAACTGCTTGGTTTGTGGAAGCTTTCTACAGTTACCGAGTCAATGATTATATGTCGATTACTCCAGGGTTTTTCGTGATTACTAACCCTGAAAATAATCGCGATCCGCTTTGGGTTGGGGTACTCAGGGCTGGTTTCGATTTTTAG
- a CDS encoding type II toxin-antitoxin system Phd/YefM family antitoxin has product MIQINLDEIQRDTSSFLKLIQEGNILVIVEGDRPIAEIKPIQSSTSSKQLRPFGLCAGEFVVPDDFNEPLPDEIIHQFETAGNCC; this is encoded by the coding sequence ATGATTCAAATTAATCTTGATGAGATTCAGCGCGATACTTCCAGCTTTCTTAAACTTATTCAAGAGGGTAATATACTTGTCATCGTTGAAGGCGATCGACCTATAGCCGAAATTAAACCGATCCAGTCTAGCACTAGCTCAAAACAATTACGTCCTTTTGGTTTGTGCGCTGGAGAGTTTGTGGTTCCCGATGACTTTAACGAGCCTCTACCTGACGAGATAATCCATCAATTTGAAACGGCAGGAAACTGTTGTTAG
- a CDS encoding signal peptidase I, with the protein MQPKLVFGNAQIEGENRWGWFIGHFINPANDPRSSSNLEVKWGSHKAGEGRREWAMNAQATTLSILVSGRFRLQFPDTEVLLSREGDYALWCPGVPHCWLAEEESTILTVRWPSLSGDSKAVSH; encoded by the coding sequence ATGCAGCCTAAACTTGTCTTTGGCAACGCCCAAATTGAAGGAGAAAATCGCTGGGGCTGGTTTATCGGACATTTTATTAACCCAGCCAATGACCCTCGTTCATCTTCTAATTTAGAGGTGAAATGGGGATCTCACAAAGCCGGAGAAGGTAGACGGGAATGGGCGATGAATGCCCAAGCCACTACCCTTTCCATTCTGGTTTCGGGACGATTTCGCCTGCAATTTCCGGATACGGAAGTGCTATTATCTCGCGAGGGCGATTATGCACTTTGGTGTCCCGGTGTACCTCATTGTTGGCTAGCTGAGGAGGAGTCTACCATTTTAACAGTTAGATGGCCTTCTTTGTCCGGTGATAGCAAAGCAGTCAGTCATTAA
- a CDS encoding Mut7-C RNAse domain-containing protein, with product MATVNFHFHTELNFFLPTNKRNVTYSIVLSDSPSIKDAIESQGVPHPEVALILVNGESVDFSYLLQDGDEINVYPISELTNNSYSVSVEPEPLSTPCFVLDVHLGKLASSLRMLGFDTLYRNDYDDEELAEISSREKRILLTRDTGLLKRSIVTYGYYVRQTNPQKQLIEVIKRFDLKKAVNPFKRCITCNGLLAPIAKETILEQIPPKVRESVDEFHSCQDCKQVFWRGSHYDKMRQFVDEVLG from the coding sequence ATGGCAACAGTTAATTTTCATTTTCATACAGAGCTAAATTTCTTTTTGCCTACTAATAAAAGAAACGTAACATATAGCATTGTATTGTCAGATTCGCCATCAATCAAAGATGCGATCGAATCCCAAGGCGTCCCCCATCCTGAAGTTGCCCTAATTCTCGTCAACGGCGAATCTGTAGACTTTTCTTACCTCTTGCAAGATGGCGACGAAATAAACGTTTATCCTATTTCCGAATTAACTAATAATAGCTACAGTGTTTCTGTGGAACCAGAACCGTTAAGTACACCTTGTTTTGTGCTTGACGTTCACTTAGGAAAGCTAGCGTCATCCTTGCGAATGTTGGGTTTCGATACACTGTACAGAAACGATTACGATGATGAAGAATTAGCCGAAATTTCCAGCCGCGAAAAGCGAATTCTCCTCACTCGCGATACCGGATTGCTAAAGCGCAGTATCGTAACTTACGGCTATTACGTTCGCCAAACCAATCCCCAAAAACAACTAATCGAAGTCATCAAACGTTTCGACCTCAAAAAAGCAGTCAATCCATTTAAAAGATGTATCACTTGCAATGGTTTATTAGCACCAATTGCCAAAGAAACCATTCTCGAACAAATCCCGCCAAAGGTCAGGGAAAGCGTAGATGAATTTCATTCCTGCCAAGATTGCAAGCAAGTTTTCTGGAGAGGTTCCCACTATGACAAAATGCGACAATTTGTTGACGAAGTGCTTGGCTGA
- a CDS encoding DUF5615 family PIN-like protein, with protein MKIRFLLDENLSKQIKMAVLRLNSSIDILCVGEPDAPPFGTLDPEILSYVDLSQRLLVTDNRKSMPGHLELHWAEGKQIWGLVWVRPATSLGKLAESIYLLWETYEAQEWIDRVDWIP; from the coding sequence GTGAAGATACGTTTCTTGCTTGACGAAAATTTGTCCAAACAGATCAAAATGGCTGTTTTGCGTCTCAACTCTAGCATAGATATTTTGTGCGTGGGAGAGCCAGACGCACCGCCATTTGGAACTCTCGATCCAGAGATACTAAGCTATGTGGATTTATCGCAGCGACTCTTAGTTACAGATAACCGCAAGTCAATGCCGGGACACTTAGAATTACATTGGGCAGAGGGCAAGCAAATTTGGGGTTTAGTTTGGGTGCGTCCTGCAACTTCATTAGGTAAGTTGGCAGAAAGTATTTACCTGCTTTGGGAGACGTATGAAGCCCAAGAGTGGATCGATAGAGTAGATTGGATTCCATAG
- a CDS encoding type II toxin-antitoxin system VapC family toxin produces the protein MLDTHIFLWFISGDSRLSVSFRDAIRDPDNQIYLSVVSVWEAIIKYQLGKLPLPESPETYLPRQRANHLIYSLNVDEESVAQLAKLPLLHRDPFDRLLICQSLQHKLIIVTEDPAIIAYPMISILDKS, from the coding sequence TTGTTAGATACACATATTTTTCTCTGGTTCATCAGTGGAGATAGTCGTTTATCGGTTAGCTTTCGGGACGCTATTCGCGATCCAGATAATCAAATCTATCTCAGTGTCGTATCAGTCTGGGAAGCAATAATTAAATACCAGCTTGGTAAACTTCCCTTACCCGAATCTCCAGAAACCTACCTGCCAAGACAAAGGGCTAACCACTTAATTTATAGTCTGAATGTGGATGAAGAAAGCGTTGCACAATTGGCGAAACTTCCACTGCTGCACCGAGATCCCTTTGACCGACTGCTGATTTGCCAATCTTTGCAGCATAAATTGATAATTGTTACAGAAGATCCAGCTATCATAGCTTACCCGATGATTTCAATTTTGGATAAAAGCTAA
- a CDS encoding alpha/beta fold hydrolase, whose amino-acid sequence MPKLNLQRKTLNLPQIQLSYLEWGQGEPVLLLHGLADCALVWASLGEYLANSYHSVAPDIRGHGESSKPENGYRSADIIADLQALMDNLGWSDAHIIAHSWMAKVACVWAKQHPQRFRSLVIIDPFFIGKMPSFTKLTFPFFYKVLPFLKCMGPFPSYVAAENLARQLKQYKGWSPLQEAAFKAGMEEKKDGTWGSKFVVQARNQVFEDVMLVAGLTETLEVATLLLLPEQGLNRSEFQIKPFRTYLKNVSMQKIPGNHWAFLVEPDAFNQAVAKFLNSFT is encoded by the coding sequence ATGCCAAAGCTAAATCTGCAACGCAAAACTCTCAATTTACCCCAAATTCAACTTTCTTATTTGGAATGGGGTCAGGGAGAACCAGTGCTGTTACTCCACGGTTTAGCCGATTGCGCCTTAGTTTGGGCGAGTTTGGGAGAATATTTAGCAAATTCTTATCACAGTGTAGCCCCAGATATTCGGGGTCACGGGGAAAGCAGCAAACCGGAAAACGGCTATCGCAGCGCCGATATTATCGCTGATTTGCAAGCGCTGATGGATAATTTGGGTTGGTCTGACGCGCACATAATAGCCCATTCTTGGATGGCAAAAGTGGCTTGCGTTTGGGCAAAACAGCATCCGCAAAGGTTTCGCAGCTTGGTAATCATCGATCCATTTTTCATCGGCAAAATGCCCAGTTTCACAAAGTTGACTTTTCCATTTTTCTACAAAGTTTTACCATTTCTCAAATGTATGGGGCCGTTTCCCAGTTACGTCGCCGCCGAAAATTTAGCGCGTCAACTCAAACAATATAAAGGTTGGAGTCCATTACAAGAGGCGGCGTTTAAAGCGGGGATGGAGGAAAAAAAAGATGGAACTTGGGGCAGTAAATTTGTAGTTCAAGCACGAAATCAGGTTTTCGAGGATGTCATGCTGGTGGCGGGTTTAACGGAAACTTTGGAAGTAGCAACGCTGTTACTTTTACCAGAACAAGGACTCAACCGCAGCGAATTCCAAATCAAGCCTTTCCGAACTTATCTGAAAAATGTTTCTATGCAAAAGATTCCCGGAAATCACTGGGCTTTTTTAGTGGAACCAGATGCTTTTAATCAAGCTGTGGCAAAGTTTTTAAATTCATTCACTTAA
- a CDS encoding glucan 1,4-alpha-glucosidase codes for MKKFNWLAGFIVAIGAMIYVIATNVAFTETVIGSEAFGHPGICPAWSPSTLTFLGTAQNPNSKVWFTGDNGIISQVFYPSADKADTVDWQFLVGDADKTWVEEEKQDTTSKVALNNDRSLAWDITNKAKNGKYQIEKTIFTDPNRNTVIQQITFTALNGNIGDFNLYTLYHPAIDNQGISTTGYSTNYKDISMLVAKNDRSGLASALASSLPFKAMSNGFVGQSDGWQDLKGGNADNTMNWTFDSATDGNIAQMAMLDLSPYANEKSVTFNLVLAFGDSDAKAETTAAETLSDNFANMLSVYNTEWNSYTNSLNNFGGTADRQYYMAAMALKAASDKSSGAMVAGLGNPWGNSNYSICTPQGVQMQGGYHLVWPRDLYKFASALIVAGDKDTAAKGLDWLFNVMQQPDGHFLQNAFVDGTPYWNGIQMDETAFPIMLAWKLDRTDSNTYNNHIKPAADYIVKHGPATGQERWEENGGYSPGTIAAEIAGLVCAADIARINGDFASQTKYLETADYWQAMVENWTFTTSGSIGNGKYFERIDDNGNPNDGHILNISNGGGGYDERNIVDSSFLELVRHGVKAWNNPYILASLPTIDSTIKQTIPGKGDAWFRYNHDGYGETATGADYTGAGIGRLWPIFTGERGHFVIAGGDKADKYLATMRTFANSSYMIPEQVWDLNAPSGNTPGTPTKSMTPLSWSMGEYMALLASNYHNKVMDMPAIIYQRYVTNAYKPQEGKVVDYNPANVKQGKALTIYYKGSLANANEVNLHWGYNNWQQVTDRLMLKRDDGFWETTIALPATANSLHFAFTDGVKWDNNGGGNWNETIAADS; via the coding sequence TTGAAGAAATTTAATTGGTTGGCAGGTTTTATCGTTGCCATAGGCGCGATGATATACGTCATAGCAACTAATGTGGCGTTCACCGAAACTGTTATTGGCAGTGAAGCATTCGGTCATCCCGGCATTTGTCCGGCTTGGTCGCCATCAACGCTCACTTTTCTCGGCACAGCGCAAAACCCGAATTCAAAAGTATGGTTTACCGGCGATAACGGCATCATCAGTCAAGTATTTTACCCTTCTGCTGACAAGGCAGATACGGTAGATTGGCAGTTTTTGGTCGGAGACGCTGACAAAACTTGGGTGGAAGAGGAAAAGCAAGATACTACTAGCAAGGTTGCGTTGAATAACGATCGTTCTCTTGCTTGGGATATCACCAACAAAGCTAAAAATGGCAAATATCAAATTGAAAAAACTATTTTCACCGACCCCAACCGCAACACAGTCATTCAGCAAATAACATTCACCGCTTTAAACGGAAATATAGGTGATTTCAATCTCTATACTTTGTATCATCCAGCAATTGATAATCAGGGAATATCCACCACAGGCTATAGCACTAATTATAAAGATATCTCAATGCTGGTTGCTAAAAACGATCGCAGCGGTTTAGCATCTGCATTGGCGAGTTCGCTTCCCTTCAAAGCTATGTCAAACGGTTTTGTCGGACAAAGCGACGGTTGGCAAGATTTGAAAGGCGGTAATGCTGACAATACAATGAACTGGACTTTCGACTCAGCAACTGATGGTAACATTGCACAAATGGCAATGTTGGATTTGAGTCCTTATGCTAACGAAAAATCAGTTACTTTTAACTTGGTTCTCGCTTTTGGCGATAGCGATGCCAAAGCGGAAACAACAGCAGCAGAAACCCTCAGCGATAACTTTGCTAATATGCTGTCTGTTTATAATACAGAATGGAACAGCTACACGAATAGTTTAAATAATTTTGGCGGTACTGCCGATCGACAATATTATATGGCGGCAATGGCACTAAAAGCTGCTAGCGATAAAAGTTCTGGTGCAATGGTGGCAGGTTTGGGTAATCCTTGGGGTAATTCTAATTACTCAATCTGTACACCTCAAGGCGTGCAAATGCAAGGGGGTTATCACTTAGTTTGGCCGCGAGATTTGTATAAATTTGCCAGTGCTTTGATTGTGGCGGGTGACAAGGATACAGCAGCAAAAGGTTTGGATTGGTTGTTTAATGTTATGCAGCAACCAGACGGACATTTTCTCCAGAATGCCTTCGTCGATGGGACGCCTTATTGGAATGGCATTCAAATGGACGAAACGGCATTTCCAATTATGTTGGCATGGAAACTCGATCGCACAGATTCAAATACCTACAATAACCACATCAAACCCGCTGCCGATTATATTGTAAAACACGGCCCTGCCACAGGTCAAGAACGTTGGGAAGAGAACGGCGGTTACTCTCCCGGTACGATTGCGGCGGAAATCGCGGGTTTAGTTTGTGCGGCTGATATCGCCAGAATTAATGGAGATTTTGCCAGTCAAACTAAGTATCTGGAAACAGCAGATTACTGGCAAGCAATGGTAGAAAATTGGACATTCACCACTAGCGGTTCGATCGGCAATGGCAAGTATTTTGAACGCATTGATGATAATGGTAATCCGAATGACGGACATATTTTGAATATTAGTAACGGTGGCGGGGGATATGATGAAAGAAATATTGTCGATAGCAGCTTTTTAGAATTAGTCCGCCACGGCGTAAAAGCTTGGAATAACCCTTATATCTTGGCGTCGCTTCCCACCATTGATTCGACAATTAAACAAACAATTCCCGGTAAAGGCGATGCTTGGTTTCGCTACAATCACGACGGTTACGGCGAAACAGCAACAGGCGCAGATTATACAGGTGCTGGTATCGGTCGTTTGTGGCCGATTTTCACAGGCGAACGCGGTCATTTTGTTATTGCTGGCGGCGATAAAGCTGACAAATATCTGGCAACAATGCGTACTTTTGCTAATAGTTCCTACATGATTCCCGAACAAGTTTGGGATTTAAATGCGCCATCTGGCAATACTCCGGGAACTCCCACTAAGTCGATGACTCCCCTATCTTGGTCGATGGGAGAATACATGGCATTGCTGGCATCGAATTACCATAACAAAGTGATGGATATGCCTGCCATTATCTATCAGCGTTATGTGACAAACGCCTACAAACCGCAAGAAGGAAAAGTTGTAGATTATAACCCAGCAAATGTCAAGCAGGGAAAAGCTTTAACTATTTATTACAAAGGTTCCTTGGCAAATGCCAACGAGGTAAACTTGCACTGGGGATATAACAATTGGCAGCAAGTTACCGATCGACTAATGCTGAAGCGGGATGATGGCTTCTGGGAAACGACGATCGCATTACCAGCGACAGCAAATTCCTTGCACTTTGCTTTCACTGATGGGGTAAAGTGGGATAATAACGGTGGTGGCAACTGGAACGAAACAATTGCAGCAGATTCGTGA